From Actinoplanes oblitus, a single genomic window includes:
- a CDS encoding adenylate/guanylate cyclase domain-containing protein: protein MTCPVCGTVAVPGARFCHHCGSALPAAAALPAAERRIVTVLFGDLSDFTSWSEDLDPERVGAVTDRVLAALAGAVKTFGGHVDKLTGDGIMAVFGAPVAHEDDAERAVRAALSMQRAVRRVLDDERGGGAPLGLRVGLNTGEVVAGMQAGIEYTVIGDTVNTAARLADAAAVGTVYAGERTSNGTRHVASWRQLRPLRLKGKREPVPTYELLGLHDAPGTRSGLGDEAPFVGREAELGRVSGRLAEAIDSGTPRVLVMTAEAGIGKSRFAGEVKRLAAGYEAGGARVLRVRCRAFGERRRYAPLADLVRKAAGLPKDVVTSIGRTVVEERLRKVGQRLGVVLDTDRLLVLLGYGEAPVNPGGPAAPADWPPSAKRVDAEAISIAVADLLNAMAGATPLVVIVDDLHDATATTVDALGSTLSRLEGPVVVLLLGRPELVRTAGALTHLADAEVHTLPPLRGADASRLLTSYLNGGKLPQPDIDRLLATAQGNPFYLAEMVTLLMERGALTPAVGANAAGKWQLAAGSLGRRLLSRDLAAVLAARIDALPAEPRAVLRDASVAGTTVPGGVLEALHERRPLAEAPGDADPAAELERAVDELLQRRMIHRSRGGYQFTTPLMREAAYAGIGKADLAERHAYLATWAAPETVRSYPDGATRLSLTGNERDAFVAAHAEAAIELADAVRLRPDAAVREVAGLAVAALGRMARRALANIEPAAAIEYAERATTLAGGELPLPDQLVLARALLRLGRAEEALAYGQKISERAADDPVSRAEAMIVAGRAYEALGDGSRAVAAWQEALEVATEAQLLPERANAMRRLGMADFLNGKLSQASSRFAAAYQVTLAAGDRHGQAWALQNLAWVTTTRGDFAGTDAVLGRAARLFAELGDPVGRSWLRGTTAFARLLAGRLQEARRLARIFLPFGDRVGEGWAVGTLRVVEAYAAAELGDLGAADSQARRAYREFQEVADDWGCGLAMVVRGAIARGLGEFDHAADLLGDALWFADKTGHPLLLGMAGTLHGFVALQRGDLATAEADARRVMTAVEPHNALAPAQVGPRVLLAEARTRAGDAATAIGLLAPIASDTSSPSLLFSRRHALASYASALLAEGRVESALTWIERARDVQAEDVRSGVVAAMVRARVLAAADRCAEARASAEEAVRLAHSTEQASERIAAAELRDTLAVTGVEPAPAETVAYASDMPG, encoded by the coding sequence GTGACCTGCCCCGTGTGCGGCACCGTCGCCGTCCCCGGTGCCCGCTTCTGCCACCACTGCGGCTCCGCGCTGCCCGCTGCCGCCGCGCTGCCGGCCGCCGAGCGGCGGATCGTCACGGTGCTCTTCGGCGACCTCTCCGACTTCACCTCCTGGTCCGAGGACCTCGACCCGGAACGGGTCGGCGCGGTCACCGACCGGGTCCTCGCGGCCCTGGCCGGCGCGGTGAAAACGTTCGGCGGGCACGTCGACAAGCTGACCGGCGACGGCATCATGGCGGTCTTCGGCGCCCCGGTCGCCCACGAGGACGACGCCGAGCGGGCGGTCCGGGCGGCGCTCAGCATGCAGCGCGCGGTCCGCCGGGTGCTCGACGACGAGCGCGGCGGCGGCGCCCCGCTCGGCCTGCGGGTCGGGCTGAACACCGGCGAGGTGGTCGCCGGCATGCAGGCCGGCATCGAATACACGGTCATCGGCGACACCGTGAACACCGCCGCCCGGCTGGCCGACGCCGCCGCGGTCGGCACCGTCTACGCCGGCGAGCGGACCAGCAACGGCACCCGGCACGTCGCCTCCTGGCGGCAGCTGCGCCCGCTGCGGCTCAAGGGCAAGCGCGAGCCGGTGCCCACCTACGAGCTGCTCGGCCTGCACGACGCGCCGGGCACCCGGTCGGGCCTGGGCGACGAGGCGCCGTTCGTGGGGCGCGAGGCCGAGCTGGGCCGGGTCTCCGGGCGGCTGGCCGAGGCGATCGACTCGGGCACGCCCCGGGTGCTGGTGATGACGGCCGAGGCCGGCATCGGCAAGTCCCGCTTCGCCGGCGAGGTGAAACGGCTGGCCGCCGGTTACGAGGCGGGCGGCGCCCGGGTGCTGCGGGTGCGCTGCCGCGCGTTCGGCGAGCGGCGCCGCTACGCGCCCCTGGCCGACCTGGTCCGCAAGGCCGCCGGCCTGCCCAAGGACGTGGTCACCTCGATCGGCCGCACGGTCGTCGAGGAACGGCTGCGCAAGGTCGGCCAGCGGCTCGGCGTCGTGCTGGACACCGACCGGTTGCTGGTCCTGCTCGGTTACGGCGAGGCCCCGGTCAACCCGGGTGGCCCGGCCGCGCCCGCCGACTGGCCGCCGAGCGCCAAACGGGTCGATGCCGAGGCCATCTCGATAGCCGTCGCCGACCTGCTGAACGCGATGGCCGGCGCCACCCCGCTGGTGGTGATCGTGGACGACCTGCACGACGCCACCGCCACCACTGTCGACGCGCTGGGCAGCACGCTGTCGCGGCTGGAGGGCCCGGTCGTGGTGCTGCTGCTCGGCCGGCCCGAGCTGGTGCGTACCGCGGGGGCGCTCACCCATCTCGCCGACGCCGAGGTGCACACCCTGCCGCCGTTGCGCGGGGCGGACGCGTCCCGGCTGCTGACGTCGTATCTGAACGGCGGGAAACTGCCGCAGCCGGACATCGACCGGCTGCTGGCCACCGCCCAGGGCAACCCGTTCTACCTGGCCGAGATGGTCACCCTGCTGATGGAGCGCGGGGCGCTGACCCCGGCGGTGGGCGCCAACGCGGCCGGCAAGTGGCAGCTGGCGGCCGGTTCGCTGGGCCGCCGGCTGCTCTCCCGGGACCTGGCGGCGGTGCTCGCCGCGCGTATCGACGCGCTCCCCGCCGAGCCCCGCGCGGTGCTCCGGGACGCGTCGGTGGCCGGCACCACGGTGCCCGGCGGGGTGCTGGAGGCGCTGCACGAGCGCCGCCCGCTGGCCGAGGCGCCGGGCGACGCCGACCCGGCCGCCGAACTCGAACGGGCCGTCGACGAGCTGCTGCAACGCCGCATGATCCACCGCAGCCGGGGCGGCTACCAGTTCACCACCCCGCTGATGCGGGAGGCGGCCTACGCCGGCATCGGCAAGGCCGACCTGGCCGAGCGGCACGCCTACCTGGCGACCTGGGCGGCACCGGAGACGGTGCGCAGTTATCCGGACGGCGCCACCCGGCTGAGCCTGACCGGCAACGAGCGGGACGCGTTCGTCGCCGCGCACGCCGAGGCGGCGATCGAGCTGGCCGACGCGGTCCGGTTGCGCCCCGACGCCGCCGTCCGCGAGGTGGCCGGGCTGGCCGTGGCGGCGCTCGGCCGGATGGCCCGGCGGGCGCTGGCCAACATCGAGCCGGCCGCCGCCATCGAGTACGCCGAGCGGGCCACCACGCTGGCCGGCGGTGAGCTGCCGCTGCCCGACCAACTGGTGCTGGCCCGGGCGCTGCTGCGGCTGGGGCGGGCCGAGGAGGCGCTGGCGTACGGGCAGAAGATCAGCGAGCGGGCCGCCGACGACCCGGTCAGCCGGGCCGAGGCGATGATCGTGGCCGGCCGGGCCTACGAGGCGCTCGGCGACGGCAGCCGCGCGGTGGCCGCCTGGCAGGAGGCGCTCGAGGTGGCCACCGAGGCGCAGCTGCTGCCGGAGCGGGCGAACGCGATGCGCCGGCTCGGCATGGCCGACTTCCTGAACGGCAAGCTGAGCCAGGCGAGCAGCCGGTTCGCCGCGGCGTACCAGGTCACCCTGGCCGCCGGCGACCGGCACGGGCAGGCCTGGGCGCTGCAGAATCTCGCCTGGGTGACCACCACCCGGGGTGACTTCGCCGGCACCGACGCGGTGCTGGGCCGGGCGGCCCGGCTCTTCGCCGAGCTCGGTGACCCGGTCGGCCGGTCCTGGCTGCGCGGTACCACGGCGTTCGCCCGGTTGCTGGCCGGCCGGCTGCAGGAGGCCCGCCGGCTGGCCCGGATCTTCCTGCCGTTCGGTGACCGGGTCGGCGAGGGCTGGGCGGTCGGGACGCTGCGGGTGGTCGAGGCCTACGCGGCGGCCGAGCTGGGCGACCTGGGCGCCGCCGACAGCCAGGCCCGGCGGGCCTACCGCGAGTTCCAGGAGGTCGCCGACGACTGGGGCTGCGGGCTGGCCATGGTGGTGCGCGGCGCCATCGCCCGCGGGCTGGGCGAGTTCGACCACGCCGCCGACCTGCTCGGCGACGCGCTCTGGTTCGCCGACAAGACCGGGCATCCGTTGCTGCTCGGGATGGCCGGCACGCTGCACGGGTTCGTCGCGCTGCAACGCGGCGACCTGGCCACCGCCGAGGCGGACGCCCGCCGGGTGATGACCGCCGTCGAGCCGCACAACGCGCTGGCCCCGGCCCAGGTCGGGCCGCGGGTGCTGCTCGCCGAGGCGCGGACCCGGGCCGGTGACGCGGCCACCGCGATCGGGCTGCTGGCGCCGATCGCCAGCGACACCTCGTCGCCGTCGCTGCTCTTCTCCCGGCGGCACGCCCTGGCGTCGTACGCCTCGGCCCTGCTCGCCGAGGGCCGGGTGGAGTCGGCGCTGACCTGGATCGAGCGGGCCCGCGACGTGCAGGCCGAGGACGTGCGCAGCGGTGTGGTGGCGGCCATGGTCCGGGCGCGGGTGCTGGCCGCCGCGGACCGGTGCGCGGAGGCCCGGGCGTCGGCCGAGGAGGCGGTGCGGCTGGCACACTCCACCGAGCAGGCGAGCGAGCGGATCGCCGCCGCCGAGCTGCGCGACACCCTGGCGGTCACCGGCGTCGAACCGGCTCCGGCGGAAACTGTCGCCTACGCGTCTGACATGCCGGGATGA
- a CDS encoding MBL fold metallo-hydrolase, with amino-acid sequence MGGAEPASATGNPSVDRLPGWVSLLRAPNPGPMTLDGTNTWILRPPGAAFATVIDPGPLDEGHLRAIAERGPYRSILITHGHHDHVEGAGRLAELLGGVPVRAADPEHGTSFDPPGSLDHDGLGIRVLATPGHTLDSVCFLAEYAGERVLFTGDTILGRGTTVVAAPDGDLSSYLTSLELLRAYENVVMLPGHGPARADTATLAGEYLRHRVERLAQVRAAMAAGARTPEAVVDMVYPDIDPRVRFAAEWSAAAQIAHLERESTARADGLDRL; translated from the coding sequence ATGGGGGGTGCTGAGCCCGCGTCGGCCACGGGTAATCCGTCCGTCGACCGGCTGCCGGGTTGGGTGTCGTTGCTGCGTGCGCCCAACCCGGGGCCGATGACGCTGGACGGTACGAACACGTGGATTCTGCGGCCTCCCGGGGCGGCGTTCGCCACCGTGATCGATCCCGGACCGCTGGACGAGGGACACCTGCGCGCGATCGCCGAGCGGGGGCCCTACCGTTCGATCCTGATCACGCACGGTCATCACGACCACGTGGAGGGCGCCGGGCGGCTCGCCGAGCTGCTCGGCGGCGTCCCGGTGCGGGCCGCCGACCCGGAGCACGGCACGTCGTTCGACCCGCCCGGGAGCCTCGACCACGACGGGCTCGGCATCCGGGTGCTGGCGACACCGGGGCACACGCTCGACTCGGTCTGTTTCCTCGCCGAGTACGCCGGCGAGCGGGTGCTGTTCACCGGCGACACGATCCTGGGGCGGGGGACCACCGTGGTGGCCGCGCCGGACGGGGACCTGAGTTCCTACCTGACGAGTCTCGAGCTGCTCCGGGCGTACGAAAACGTCGTGATGCTCCCCGGCCACGGACCGGCCCGGGCCGACACCGCGACCCTGGCCGGGGAATACCTGAGGCACCGGGTGGAACGCCTCGCGCAGGTCAGAGCCGCGATGGCGGCCGGCGCGCGGACCCCGGAGGCGGTGGTCGACATGGTCTACCCGGACATCGATCCGCGGGTGCGGTTCGCGGCGGAGTGGTCGGCGGCCGCCCAGATCGCTCACCTGGAACGGGAATCAACGGCGAGGGCCGACGGTTTGGACCGGCTGTGA
- a CDS encoding RidA family protein, translating to MTTPVAGEGGVDAYARLAELGLALPTVVPPLASYVPAVQSGNHVYVSGQLPIVDGKLLRTGKVGDEVTAEEATELAKICALNALAAIESLVGLGRLVKIVKVGGFVASAPGFTGQPAVINGASNLFGEVLGEQGRHARSAVGVAELPLGAPVEVDVIAEVQ from the coding sequence GTGACGACGCCGGTCGCCGGGGAGGGCGGCGTCGACGCGTACGCGAGACTGGCCGAACTGGGCCTGGCTCTGCCGACGGTGGTCCCGCCGCTGGCGTCCTATGTGCCGGCCGTGCAGTCCGGCAACCACGTCTACGTCTCCGGCCAGCTGCCGATCGTCGACGGCAAGCTGCTGCGCACCGGCAAGGTCGGCGACGAGGTGACCGCCGAGGAGGCCACCGAGCTGGCCAAGATCTGCGCCCTGAACGCGCTGGCCGCCATCGAGAGTCTGGTCGGGCTGGGCCGGCTGGTGAAAATTGTCAAGGTGGGCGGCTTCGTCGCGTCCGCGCCCGGCTTCACCGGTCAGCCGGCCGTGATCAACGGCGCCTCGAACCTGTTCGGCGAGGTGCTCGGTGAGCAGGGCCGGCACGCCCGCAGCGCGGTCGGGGTGGCCGAGCTGCCGCTGGGCGCGCCGGTCGAGGTGGACGTGATCGCCGAGGTGCAGTGA
- a CDS encoding DUF4177 domain-containing protein encodes MQKWEYVTVPLLVHATKQILDNWGEDGWELVQVVPGPNPEQLVAYMKRPKS; translated from the coding sequence ATGCAGAAGTGGGAGTACGTGACCGTGCCCCTGCTGGTACACGCGACCAAGCAGATCCTCGACAACTGGGGCGAGGACGGCTGGGAGCTGGTCCAGGTAGTGCCGGGTCCCAACCCCGAGCAGTTGGTCGCCTACATGAAGCGGCCGAAGTCGTGA
- a CDS encoding Rv0361 family membrane protein has protein sequence MQVPRDGQPGHPDPPPSPDPEPPSPIPEPMPAPEPPHHGRHASADEPALAHDLTMEHPVVPATGWHQPPAHGPWHAQHERPGEWQYPPPEHLAWEHSPPAEVQPAEPEPIWVSRPGDTDSWQVPRRPGAPASRRSSLFVSLALAATLALCGGGAVSAYLLYRDADNPGSPDPATAVNRFLTAVYTQQDAGAAEDLVCRKSRDVTRLADRVRQIRNYADSYSGAVFRWDDPAVTSANEGAAEVGVRVVMSTDDEKSAAQDLQITVVRKSGWLVCEVSG, from the coding sequence ATGCAGGTACCGCGAGACGGACAGCCCGGCCATCCCGATCCACCGCCGTCGCCCGATCCCGAGCCCCCGTCGCCGATCCCGGAGCCGATGCCGGCGCCGGAGCCGCCGCACCACGGGCGGCACGCCTCCGCCGACGAGCCGGCGCTCGCCCACGACCTGACCATGGAGCACCCCGTGGTGCCGGCCACCGGGTGGCACCAGCCGCCCGCCCACGGCCCATGGCACGCCCAGCACGAGCGGCCCGGCGAGTGGCAGTACCCGCCGCCGGAGCATCTCGCCTGGGAACACTCCCCGCCGGCCGAGGTGCAGCCCGCCGAGCCGGAGCCGATCTGGGTGAGCCGGCCGGGCGACACCGACTCCTGGCAGGTGCCGCGGCGTCCCGGCGCACCCGCCTCCCGCCGCTCGTCGCTGTTCGTCTCGCTGGCGCTGGCCGCCACCCTGGCGCTCTGCGGTGGCGGGGCGGTCTCGGCGTACCTGCTCTACCGGGACGCCGACAATCCCGGCTCGCCGGACCCGGCCACCGCGGTGAACCGGTTCCTCACCGCGGTGTACACCCAGCAGGACGCCGGTGCCGCCGAGGACCTGGTGTGCCGCAAATCTCGGGACGTGACCCGGCTCGCCGACCGGGTGCGGCAGATCCGCAACTACGCCGACAGCTACTCCGGTGCCGTGTTCCGCTGGGACGACCCCGCGGTGACCAGCGCCAACGAGGGTGCGGCGGAGGTCGGCGTACGGGTGGTGATGTCCACCGACGACGAGAAGTCGGCAGCTCAGGATCTGCAGATCACCGTGGTGCGCAAGAGCGGCTGGCTGGTCTGCGAGGTCTCCGGCTGA
- a CDS encoding ArsA-related P-loop ATPase, translating to MGEHHGNWPERLHIVTGKGGTGKTSVAAALALGLAAGGRRTLLVEVEGRQGIAQLFGVDPLPYAERRITTTTGGGEVRALPVDPEEALLEYLDMFYKLGAAGRALRKVGAIDFATTIAPGLRDVLLTGKVKEATTRAADGRRVYDAVILDAPPTGRIGRFLNVTAETAKLAKMGPIKTQSDGVSSLLRSPMTAVHVVTLLEEMPVQETLDAVDELHGLGIPVGRIILNGARPPLLAGGKVTKAEIKRGLVAAGLPAAPATVSQLAAQAQAHLTRRELEESLRHDLAERGRPMVELPQLPDGVDRAGLDVLAARLMSV from the coding sequence ATGGGCGAGCATCACGGCAACTGGCCGGAGCGACTGCACATCGTCACCGGCAAGGGCGGCACCGGTAAGACGAGCGTCGCCGCCGCCCTGGCGCTGGGCCTGGCCGCCGGCGGCCGTCGCACGCTGCTGGTCGAGGTGGAGGGCCGGCAGGGCATCGCCCAGCTGTTCGGCGTCGACCCACTGCCCTACGCGGAGCGCCGGATCACCACGACCACCGGGGGCGGCGAGGTCCGCGCCCTGCCGGTGGATCCCGAGGAGGCCCTCCTCGAATACCTGGACATGTTCTACAAGCTGGGTGCGGCCGGCCGGGCGCTGCGCAAGGTCGGCGCCATCGACTTCGCCACCACCATCGCCCCGGGCCTGCGGGACGTGCTGCTCACCGGCAAGGTCAAGGAGGCCACCACCCGTGCGGCGGACGGCCGCCGGGTGTACGACGCGGTGATCCTGGACGCCCCGCCCACCGGCCGGATCGGCCGCTTCCTGAACGTCACGGCGGAGACCGCCAAGCTGGCCAAGATGGGTCCGATCAAGACCCAGAGCGACGGGGTCTCCTCCCTGCTGCGCTCGCCGATGACAGCGGTGCACGTGGTCACCCTGCTGGAGGAGATGCCGGTGCAGGAGACCCTGGACGCCGTCGACGAGCTGCACGGGCTGGGCATCCCGGTCGGCCGGATCATCCTGAACGGCGCCCGGCCGCCACTGCTGGCCGGCGGCAAGGTGACCAAGGCGGAGATCAAGCGGGGCCTGGTCGCCGCCGGCCTGCCCGCCGCGCCGGCCACCGTCAGCCAGCTGGCCGCGCAGGCACAGGCCCATCTGACCCGGCGCGAGCTGGAGGAGTCGCTGCGGCACGACCTGGCCGAGCGGGGCCGCCCGATGGTCGAGCTGCCGCAGCTGCCGGACGGTGTGGACCGCGCTGGGCTGGATGTCCTGGCGGCACGCCTGATGAGCGTTTGA
- a CDS encoding ArsA family ATPase, which yields MVVDVTAPRLDVDGLLADPAIRIVVCCGSGGVGKTTTAAALGLRAAEVHGRRTVVLTIDPARRLAQSMGLTELDNTPRQVKDIDAAASGGELHAMMLDMKRTFDEVVEQHTRPERAAEIFANPFYQAMSSTFAGTQEYMAMEKLGQLRSGDQWDLIIVDTPPSRSALDFLDAPARLSRFLDGRMLRMLLAPARSGGRSMFSLVTASFGLFSRAVQKILGAQLLTDLSGFVAALDSMFGGFRQRADQTYRILQDPQTAFLLVAAPERDAIREAAYFAERLVAERMPLSGLVLNRMHETEPAGLPATESEAAAERLDAAGDQPVTADVLRIHAGLLRQTEREIRVAATFTEAFPQVPTTAVAAQPADIHDVDGLRTIGALLA from the coding sequence GTGGTGGTTGATGTGACCGCTCCACGGCTCGACGTCGACGGTCTGCTGGCCGACCCGGCCATCCGGATCGTGGTGTGCTGCGGCTCCGGCGGGGTCGGCAAGACCACCACCGCCGCGGCACTCGGGTTACGCGCCGCCGAGGTGCACGGCCGGCGCACGGTGGTGCTGACCATCGACCCGGCCCGCCGGCTGGCCCAGTCGATGGGCCTCACCGAGCTGGACAACACCCCGCGCCAGGTCAAGGACATCGACGCCGCGGCGTCCGGCGGCGAGCTGCACGCCATGATGCTGGACATGAAGCGCACCTTCGACGAGGTGGTCGAGCAGCACACCCGGCCGGAGCGCGCCGCCGAGATCTTCGCGAACCCGTTCTACCAGGCGATGAGCTCGACCTTCGCCGGCACGCAGGAGTACATGGCGATGGAGAAGCTGGGCCAGTTGCGGTCCGGCGACCAGTGGGACCTGATCATCGTGGACACCCCGCCGTCCCGGTCCGCGCTCGACTTCCTGGACGCGCCGGCCCGGCTCTCCCGGTTCCTCGACGGCCGGATGCTGCGGATGCTGCTGGCCCCCGCCCGCAGCGGTGGGCGGAGCATGTTCAGCCTGGTCACCGCGTCGTTCGGGCTGTTCTCCCGGGCGGTGCAGAAAATCCTCGGCGCCCAGTTGCTCACCGACCTGTCCGGTTTCGTGGCGGCGCTGGACTCGATGTTCGGCGGCTTCCGGCAGCGCGCCGACCAGACGTACCGGATCCTGCAGGACCCGCAGACCGCGTTCCTGCTGGTCGCCGCCCCGGAGCGGGACGCGATCCGGGAGGCGGCCTATTTCGCCGAGCGGCTGGTCGCCGAGCGGATGCCGCTCAGCGGGCTGGTGCTCAACCGGATGCACGAGACCGAGCCGGCCGGCCTGCCGGCCACCGAGAGCGAGGCCGCCGCCGAGCGCCTGGACGCGGCCGGCGATCAGCCGGTCACCGCCGACGTGCTGCGGATCCACGCCGGGCTGCTGCGCCAGACCGAGCGGGAGATCCGCGTCGCGGCTACCTTCACCGAGGCGTTCCCCCAGGTGCCGACGACCGCTGTCGCGGCACAGCCCGCCGACATCCATGACGTCGACGGGCTGCGAACGATCGGCGCGTTGCTCGCCTGA
- a CDS encoding WhiB family transcriptional regulator → MGMISDWPSMAACQSGDPDALFVQGAEQNVAKRICRSCPVRYECLADALDNRIEFGVWGGMTERERRALLRRHPHVASWRKMFEAALKEKGADKVLVSTR, encoded by the coding sequence ATGGGGATGATCAGCGACTGGCCCAGCATGGCGGCGTGTCAGAGTGGCGACCCTGACGCGTTGTTCGTGCAGGGCGCCGAGCAGAACGTGGCGAAGAGGATCTGCCGCAGCTGCCCGGTCCGCTACGAATGCCTCGCCGACGCCCTGGACAACCGGATCGAGTTCGGCGTCTGGGGAGGCATGACGGAACGGGAACGGCGGGCTCTGCTGCGCCGCCACCCGCACGTGGCGAGCTGGCGGAAGATGTTCGAAGCCGCTCTGAAGGAGAAAGGCGCCGACAAGGTGCTGGTCTCCACCCGCTGA
- a CDS encoding transglycosylase domain-containing protein translates to MRRRDHNIFTNATSLLVCGLLAGVVVAAAAFPAAAMSGLAAKAGGETFANLPSELKDFSSPQLTRVYAADGRTPLSTFYDEFRSDVPLKDISPFMQKAIIAAEDRKFYEHNGVDLKGVARAFVSNNQGGAQQGASTLTMQYVRMSLAYSATNPQEVINATKDTPKRKITEMKYALQVEKQLSKEQILERYLNIAPFGNQAYGVYAASQVYFNKKPKDLSIAEAAMLAGMVKAPTSFNPTTKTGHEQILARRNNYIIPGMVAMNAITQADATKAAKVGIPTKVKPIGNGCVSVSKNSWGFFCDYFYRWWMSQEAFGATTYDRERRLKSGGYKVITTLDLKGQAAARSRILDNASDNSRNALLLAGIEPGTGKVRILSANRKYALDDPDHPTNKISSDPRKAKKKIRGSYPKTTNPLITGGGDIKGYQAGSVFKMFTMVAALESGLPLSFPITTKATYHSKYKAGYGTPSSCPGSDDWCPSNASKKEAGVFNMWTGFGASVNTYFVPLEEKVGAQNVVAVAKRFGVQFRQPRENDWANDENYAAGWGAFTLGVTASTPLDMANAYATLAGDGKYCEPTPIEQITTKDGEKIDVGKPHCIQATTKDVARAALDATRCPVGDSAQMGSCGGHATARPTRDIVGHPVFGKTGTTDNSRTASLIAGTTKLVVAGYLVNPDWQDHNDQMQHDPVNSAVQWTLHDYMKGKPKVQFKTTSNDKISIGDLRHVPDVTCASLSSAEDRISGAGFVPEIGGKVESDCPSGTAAGTSVSQTVKGGGVEILVSSGKKEAQPGTTETKKPKPGRR, encoded by the coding sequence ATGCGCAGACGCGATCACAACATCTTTACGAACGCGACATCGCTGCTGGTCTGTGGCCTGCTCGCCGGCGTGGTGGTGGCTGCTGCCGCCTTCCCGGCCGCGGCGATGTCCGGTCTCGCCGCCAAGGCCGGTGGCGAGACGTTCGCGAATCTGCCCAGTGAGCTCAAAGACTTCAGCTCGCCGCAGCTCACCCGGGTCTACGCCGCGGACGGGCGGACGCCGCTGTCGACGTTCTACGACGAGTTCCGCAGCGACGTCCCGCTCAAGGACATCTCGCCGTTCATGCAGAAGGCGATCATCGCCGCCGAGGACCGCAAGTTCTACGAGCACAACGGCGTGGACCTCAAGGGCGTGGCGCGCGCCTTCGTGAGCAACAACCAGGGTGGCGCGCAGCAGGGCGCCTCGACCCTGACGATGCAGTACGTGCGGATGTCGCTGGCCTACTCGGCGACCAACCCGCAGGAGGTGATCAACGCCACCAAGGACACCCCGAAGCGCAAGATCACCGAAATGAAGTACGCGCTGCAGGTCGAGAAGCAGCTCTCCAAGGAGCAGATCCTGGAGCGCTACCTGAACATCGCGCCGTTCGGCAACCAGGCCTACGGCGTCTACGCGGCCAGCCAGGTCTACTTCAACAAGAAGCCGAAGGACCTGTCCATCGCCGAGGCGGCCATGCTCGCCGGCATGGTCAAGGCGCCGACCAGCTTCAACCCGACCACCAAGACGGGTCACGAGCAGATCCTCGCCCGGCGCAACAACTACATCATCCCGGGCATGGTCGCGATGAACGCGATCACCCAGGCGGACGCCACCAAGGCCGCCAAGGTGGGCATCCCGACCAAGGTCAAGCCGATCGGCAACGGCTGCGTCTCGGTGTCGAAGAACAGCTGGGGCTTCTTCTGCGACTACTTCTACCGCTGGTGGATGAGCCAGGAGGCGTTCGGCGCGACAACGTACGACCGGGAGCGGCGGCTGAAGAGCGGCGGCTACAAGGTGATCACCACGCTGGACCTGAAGGGTCAGGCCGCGGCCCGCTCGCGGATCCTCGACAACGCGTCGGACAACAGCCGTAACGCGCTGCTGCTGGCCGGCATCGAGCCGGGCACCGGCAAGGTCCGGATCCTCTCCGCCAACCGCAAGTACGCGCTGGACGACCCGGATCACCCGACCAACAAGATCTCCTCGGACCCGAGGAAGGCGAAGAAGAAGATCCGCGGGTCGTACCCGAAGACCACCAACCCGCTGATCACCGGCGGCGGCGACATCAAGGGTTACCAGGCCGGCTCGGTGTTCAAGATGTTCACCATGGTGGCCGCCCTGGAGTCCGGCCTGCCGCTGAGCTTCCCGATCACCACCAAGGCCACGTACCACTCGAAGTACAAGGCGGGCTACGGCACGCCCTCCTCCTGCCCCGGCTCGGACGACTGGTGCCCCAGCAACGCCAGCAAGAAGGAGGCCGGCGTCTTCAACATGTGGACCGGCTTCGGCGCCTCGGTGAACACCTACTTCGTCCCGCTCGAGGAGAAGGTCGGCGCGCAGAACGTGGTCGCCGTCGCCAAGCGGTTCGGCGTCCAGTTCCGCCAGCCGCGGGAGAACGACTGGGCCAACGACGAGAACTACGCGGCCGGCTGGGGTGCCTTCACCCTCGGCGTCACGGCGTCCACGCCGCTGGACATGGCGAACGCGTACGCCACGCTGGCCGGTGACGGCAAGTACTGCGAGCCGACCCCGATCGAGCAGATCACCACCAAGGACGGCGAGAAGATCGACGTCGGCAAGCCGCACTGCATCCAGGCCACCACCAAGGACGTGGCTCGCGCGGCGCTGGACGCGACCCGCTGCCCGGTCGGCGACTCGGCGCAGATGGGCAGCTGCGGCGGCCACGCCACCGCCCGGCCCACCCGCGACATCGTCGGCCACCCGGTGTTCGGCAAGACCGGCACCACCGACAACAGCCGGACCGCCTCGCTGATCGCGGGCACCACGAAACTGGTGGTCGCGGGTTACCTGGTGAACCCGGACTGGCAGGACCACAACGACCAGATGCAGCACGACCCGGTCAACTCCGCGGTTCAGTGGACCCTGCACGACTACATGAAGGGCAAGCCCAAGGTCCAGTTCAAGACCACGTCGAACGACAAGATCTCGATCGGTGACCTGCGCCATGTCCCGGACGTGACCTGCGCCTCGCTCTCCTCGGCCGAGGACCGGATCTCCGGCGCCGGCTTCGTCCCGGAGATCGGCGGCAAGGTGGAGTCGGACTGCCCGAGCGGCACGGCCGCCGGCACCTCGGTGTCCCAGACCGTCAAGGGCGGCGGCGTCGAGATCCTGGTCAGCAGCGGGAAGAAGGAAGCACAGCCCGGCACCACCGAGACGAAGAAACCCAAGCCCGGCCGACGATAG